From the genome of Chloroflexota bacterium:
GGTCTCCTGCTCAAAATCCCCCCACCAATCCTCCTCATCCTTGACCTCCCGCCACAAATCCTCTAACTTGAGTTGGGTCAGGTCTTTGACCTGTACCATGGGGCGTCCTCCTTTCTAAGATATCTTTTTCTCTATATCTCTAGAAGGATACGCCCCCCTCTTTTTACACACAATATGTTACGCTACCTCGCACAGATTCACCTTGACCCACTGCGTTACAGGAGATATACTCGAAGCAGAGATGGAGATCACACAGCTTTTGGAAAAGGCTGGGGACTACCTTTCTAAGGAGAAGCTGGCCCTGGTTGAGGAAGCCTACCAGTTTGCCCTGGAGGCTCATCAAGGACAGACGAGGCAGTCTGGAGAGCCGTATCTACAGCATCCCCTCGAGGCTGCCTCTATTCTGACTGACCTCAGGCTGGATGCCAACTCTCTGGCTGCCGCTCTCCTTCACGATGTTCCGGAGGACTGTGCCGTACCCCTGTCCCGCATTGAAGATATCTTCGGTCCCGAAATAAGCAAACTGGTGGACGGGGTCACCAAACTGACCCATGTATCTTCTCAAGTGATCGAAAAGCCCAGCGAGAAGGACCTCCAGGCCGAGAGCCTGAGAAAAATGCTGGTAGCCATGGCGGAGGACTTGAGGGTGGTCTTCATCAAGCTGGCGGACCGACTGCATAATTTGCGCACCCTGGATGCCCTTCCTCCGGCAAAACAGCGGGCCGTCGCCAGAGAAACGCTGGAGGTCTACAGTCCTCTAGCCCATCGCCTGGGCATCGTGAAGCTAAGGTCACAGCTTGAGGATTTGTCCTTCTCTTACTTGGAACCTTTGAAATATCAGCGGACGAAGCAACTGCTAGTGAGATACGAGGTCGACCACGAAAAAGTGATTAGCCACGTTATTGCAACGCTCACGCCAGAGCTGGAAAAGGCAGGACTGAAAGCCGTGGTCTCGGGGAGGTCGAAGGGCATCTTCAGCCTGTACCGGAAGATGCAGAGGTACAGTGCCCTGGGGAAGGATCTGAGTGATATACATGACATCCTGGCTGTACGGGTCATTGTGGACAGGGTTGAGGATTGCTACCATGCGCTGGGCATTGTTCATAGCTTGTGGCATCCCATCAGTAGCGAATTCAATGACTACATTGCCACGCCGAAGCGAAACGGCTATCGGTCGCTTCACACCACTGTGATGTGTCTTGGTGGGCCGATTGAGGTCCAGGTTCGCACCCATGAGATGCACTACGCCGCCGAATATGGGGTCGCTGCCCACTGGTGCTACAAGGAGGGAGTCAAACAGGATCTGTTCGAGCAGAGGATCTCAGGATTGCGCCAGCTTCTTGAGTGGCATAGAGAACTCGCCGGTACCCGCGAGTTTCTGGAGTCGGTGAAGACGGACATTCTCCGAGACCAGGTCTTTGTGTATACGCCAAAGGGAGAGATAAAAGATTTGCCCACTGGGTCTACGGCGCTGGACTTTGCCTATATGATCCACACCGACTTGGGCCATCGCTGTATCGGAGCAAAGGTCAATGGCAAGCTGGTGCCTCTTACTTATCGGCTCCACAACGGTGACACAGTGGAAATCATTGCTGCCAAGGGGCGCAAGGGGCCTAGCCGAGACTGGCTCAATTTCAACCTGGGATATGTCAATACTTCGCACGCACGAGAGAGGATCCGCCAATGGTTCAGAAAGCAGGCCCGGTCTGAGAACATCGAGAAAGGCAAAGAGATTCTGGAGAAGGAAATGCGGCGGTTGGGAATAAGCTTGGGCAACCGCGAGGAGATTGCACGCCTGTTCAATTATAGGGACGTCGACGACTTCCACGCTGCCATCGGCTGTGGAGAGATCAACCCCAATCAGATTGTCCTGAAGATTGCCGCGCAGGCAGAGCAACCCAAGGTAATCACGGATATTGCCACCAAACCTTCAGCGCCCATGGGCATCAAGGTTCTGGGGACGGGTGACCTTCTCACTCAGCTAGCACGGTGTTGCCACCCCTTGCCAGGGGACGAGATCATCGGTTATATCACCCGTAGCAAGGGGGTGAGCGTCCACCGCCAGAACTGCCCTAACATGGCACGGGTAACTGAAAAGGAGAGGCTGGTCTCTGTCGATTGGGGAAGGGTCGACCGGCTATACCCGGTGGTGATTCGTATCGATGCCTTTAACAGGGTGGGGCTGCTGCGGGACATCAGTACTTTGGTAGCTGAAGAGGGAATAAACATAGCCTCGGTGACTTCGACTGCCCATGATAGCGACACCAGTTCGGTCTTTCTGACTCTGGAGATAAGAAGCATCAGCCAGTTATCCCGGCTGCTGTCCAAGCTGGAGGGAGTCAGCGGGGTGACCAGCGTGATGCGAGGGGCGGGAACAGGTTAGTCAACAAGGTGGGCTTGTGGAAGGCGAGCTCTGCGCTTTGCCAGTATAGTTTCCGGGGCTACTGGGTTGTTCATATGGCGATTTGCTTCAAACGTCTGAACAGGCTAGAATTGAAAATCGACCGGAAGTCGGCACTAGAGGTTTCCAGGATGATTAGGAGGTGCTTTGGCAAAACTAGCTAATGTGGAAAGAAGACGGTTGCGTAATAAATCGGTGCGCACTTTTGTTAAAACATGCACGGCCAAGGCGGACAGTCTCATCGATGAGAAAGAGGCGGTTGCCGCTCGTGAGGCCGTCACTGCTGCAGTGAGTGCCCTGGATAAGGCGGCCAAGAAAGGCGTCATCCACCGTAACAAGGCCGCTCGTCACAAGTCGCGCCTGATGAAAAAGCTAAATCAAGCCACCAAGAGTTAAGGCTTAAAGGCCCGGATCAAACCGTCGAAAACCCAGGCAGCCTGTTGGCTGCCTGGGTTCGTTTCGTAAGAGAGGCTCAAGGCGTGATTGACAACCAGGTGATCAGCATTATAGAATGCCAGCCAAGGAGGCCATCACACCAGGAGGACTACCGACACCAGGGGTTTGCTTACATCGAGGTATAGGACCGCGAGTAAAAGGCCTCCGAAGGAGGTCAAGATGTCAAGAAAACCGCTGCTCAATGGCTTAATCAAGAGAACGATCATACCGTCAGTGCTGGTTGCGATCCTTCTGTTGAACCTTGCCTCAATCGCTTATGCTGCGCCTAGCAGTGCGGTTTCGGTAGAAACGGACAATATTATTGAGGTGGGCAGCAGCCAGGAAGTTGTGGTCACCTTCCAGAACACTGCCTCATCAGACATTAACGATGTGGCGTCCACCATTCAGTTCATAACATTTGCGGCGGCAAATTTGAACCCGAGCCGCACTCTTATTGCCTTGAATGCTTCATGGGAAATATACGCTAATGAAGCTGATCCGGTTCCCAGGGTTATTGGTACTGTTACCGGCGTGAATACCCCGGAGATCTACGCACCCTATTCTGTCACCAGTCCCATCGATATGTATACTTGGGCCCTGGGAAAACCGAGTGGCACTCTTGATGTCTACACCGATACGTCACAATTTGATAATAGCCTCAAGATTCTAAGACCCGGGGAAGTTCTGAAACTGACCATTACTGCCCTATGCGGTGGTTTGGTCGGGGATAGCCGGATATGGTTCTTCTTCAGAGCTACGGAATACGAGCCTACGAGTATTCCCGTGCCGAACATAAATACGATTCCAGAAGCTCAAAGGATGAACCTCTACTATTCGAAGTCTCCGGGGCCTATCCAGATGCCGTACTGGTGGCCGCTACACAACAGCTATGACCCTTACGATGCAGACATCAACACGGGCCATGTTTTCGAACAAGTATCCTGGACAAGAAGAGCAACGACTCGTGCCTTCTCCAAATCAAACAAGCTCGTGCATCAAATAGCTGTGGCAAACCCGGAAGAAGGCTCCTTCTCTTTCCATATCTGTGGTATGAAGTTTAACGATCTCAACAGGGATGGTATTCATGACAGTGAAACTGAGCCAGGTATCAATGGAGTTGCTGTGACCCTTCTAGGGCCTGACCAACAAACCAAGGCAGAAGTCTACTATGAAGGGAAGTTCATCTACACCCCTCCGGATGACACGAATCCCCTGGAGTCGGGCGAGAACGGCCTTGAGGGAAGCTTTTGCTTCAATCTACAAGACGTACAACCCGGGACCTACGTCTTCTACGTCAGGGAAGACGTGCCACCGGGCTGGGTAGCGACCACCCCGACTCTGATAGGCCCGATAACACTGGTGGCCAGCGACAGCGGGCCTCGCGAATCCCTCCATAACAACTTTGGCAACGCCAGCCCACAAATCACTAGAGTTCCTGCCCTCTCCCAGTGGGGGATGATTGGGATGGCCACCTTACTTGCCGGGTTCTTGATCTGGGCAGCGAGGAGAAAGCGGAGTAATCTTGGAAAAGCTCTGTGATTTCGTGGAAAGACTCCAGTCAGAATTCCTGATCGAGTGTCATAGTTTGCCAATGGAACCTCAATCTTCCTAGCAAACCTGCCGAGGTTGTTGGCGAAACATCGTGCCAGGCTGGTGCGTCCGCTAGAGAGGACGAAAATTCAGTATGAAAGGAGGCTAGAATGAAGCTGATCAAGGAGTTTAGGCAGTTCCTGCTGCGGGGGAACGTGGTAGACCTGGCCGTTGCGGTGGTCATCGGCATCGCCTTTGGGGCAGTGATAACCGCTTTAGTCGCAGATATACTAACACCTCTCATAGCTGCCATCGCTGGAGAGCCAGATTTCTCGAACCTGACCGTCACGCTCAACAAGAGCGTCTTCAAGTACGGTGACTTCATCAATGCGCTTATTGCCTTCATCCTGGTGGCCGCAGCGTTATTCTTCTTTGTAGTGGTGCCAATAAACCGTATGATTGCTCGCTCCCGCAAGCAGCCGCCGGCAGACCCGACGACCCGAAAGTGCCCCGAATGCCTGAGCGAGATTCCTATTGAGGCACGGCGCTGTGCTCACTGCACATCAGTAGTGCCACAAGCGTAGAAGTAATAGGCCAACCTGAAAGCGCGAACCTGGATACCGGATATGCGGCCGCTCGGCTACCCGGACGTGATGAAGCGTCCCGCCATTACGTGCCTTCCGTGTGCTGTAGTTGAGCCAGGGTAGCTGAGATTGAGTGACCTACCTTCCTTTGAAAACCGGAGGCCTCTTCTCAAGAGCGGCGCGCATCCCCTCCTGGAAATCCTCAGTCTGTATCAGGCGTGACGCGGCCTGGAACTCGAATCGCAATTGAAAATCGAAGCTGGTCTCCAGGCCCTGGTAGAGCAACTGTTTTACCATTCCCAGGGCTAGGGGGGGCATTTGCGCCAGCTTCCCTCCTAATGCGTGTGCGGCCTCGATCAGGATCTGAGGAGGCACTACTTGCTCCACCAGCCCAGACCTTTCCGCCCAACTGGAGTCTTTGGTCTCCCCTGCGGTCAGAAACTTCAAGGCGACAGGCAAGCCTGTGATGCGTGGCAGAAGATAGGTAAGCCCCAGTTCGCCTGCTATGCCCAGATTGATAAAGCCTGGTGCGAAGGTGGCTCGTTCCGAGGCAATGCGGTAGTCACAGAGACACGCCAAGGCGAGCCCCATACCAGAGGTAAAACCATTTATAGCTGCAATGACAGGCTTATAGCAGGTGCGCAGGGATCTGGGGAGAGTCTGGAGTGGCCCGAAAGGCTGGCTAAGATCCGCCAAGCCTTCAGCCACGCGAGCTGGGTCCGCCATTGCCTGGGCCAAGTCGGCAAAATCTACCCCGGAACAGAAAGAGCGCCCTGCTCCGGTAATGATGATCACCCTGATGTCGTCATCGCTTTTAATCTCGTCCATGCACTGGCCAAACTCCCGGAAGAACAGCATATCCAGGGCATTATGCTTCTCGGGCCTGTTCAGGGTCAGGGTAGCTATGTAGTTGGCTTTCTCCACCAGAATCCTCTGGTAAGGCATGAGTCACCTCCGTATTTTGTGGCTAGATACGATCCTGGTCTCTAAAGCAGAAAGAAATCTAAAGCCCGGCAAGACGCTTTTTCAGATAATCTATTGAAGCTACCGGGGTGGGGTCAACGCCATTGAGCATGGCCAGATAGAAGCTGACATAATCCCCAAAAAGGATGAGGCCCAGCATCTGAGCCAAGGGGCTATCGCCTGTTGCCTCTATCATGTCGTGTCCGATTCCGGCCTTTGTCATGATTTCCATAGTAAAACGGTAACGCCGCGAAAGGCGTGCGTGCAGCCGCGACGAATGGAGCAAGACCACCTGGATGTTATCCTTCACCTCTAAAGGGAACTGATAACCTACTATGGCATTATGATTCAGCTCAGGAAAAAGCTCGTAGAAAGCCCAGGCCTTGCCATTCTCATTAAGCTGCGTCTTCCAGCGCTGGGCCACCTCCGACAGTATTCCAGCTCCGTAGATTACCGCCAGCTTTCCTGAAAGCCTGGTGGCCAACTGTTTGGCCGGGTTAGAGGCCAAGGGCGTGCTTTCGCTCAGTTGGGCCGCCAGTTCGTTCAGGACATGGATGGCCTCCTCGAAATCAGCTGACTTGTCCTCCACAAGCCCAAGTCTCTGGAAAATACCCAGCAGGGGAACAAAACTGTGGGCAAAGGCAGCCCGGGGCGGTGCATGGTAATCTATGACAAAGATGGGAACTCCTTCTTTGGCCGCTAGCGTTCTGAGTTGGCCTCCTCCGGTGAGCACCAGCTTCTTGGCAGCGATCGGCAGGGATTCGACAAAGGCGGAGATGGTCTCTTCAGTGTTCCCAGAGTAGCTTGATACAATAAGCAGAGTCTTCTCATCAAGAAAGGGAGGCCGGCCATAACTTCGGTGCACCGAAACAGGCAATCTGTTTTCCAGAGCGGTTAGGCTACGCAGCAGCTCGCCTCCGATGGCAGAGCCACCCATCCCCAGGATAATAGCCCTGTCCACCTGGCTGTAGTGCTGAGGCAGTTCGAATCGCAGTGCATCTTGCCACGCTTGCCGGCACTGCCCGGGCAAGGCATGGAGATGATAGCGCATTCCGGAAGGATCGAGCCGCTGGTAAGTCTGTGGATCGTCGAGATTGCTCACCCCGTTACACTCCCAATATCTTCCTTCCCTCTGCGATGAGTGTTTTCGCCCTTTCCAAAGTGCTGGCCTCGGCGTAGATGCGGAGGATTGGTTCCGTCCCCGAGAGGCGGATCAACAGCCATGAACCATCCGCCAAGGTGAAGTGGTAGCCATCTACGGTATTGATCCTGGTGACCTCACTCCGAGCAATAGTGGAGGGCATTCTACTGACCAGACGCTCCAGGATCTTCTCTCGTTCTGCTGCCGGAAATTCCAGGTCGAGACGCTCGTAGTGGTGTGGGCCAACTTTGCTATACAGGTAGTCAATAAGTTGCGACGGCGTCTTCTTCAGCCTATTGATGAAGTCCAGCATGTAGATACCAGCAAGTATGCCATCGCGCTCAGGCAAGTGGCCCCGAAACCCAAAACCGCTGCTTTCCTCCCCCCCGATTAGAGCATTCTCGGCCATCATCTTGGGAGCCACGTACTTGAAGCCCACCGGTGTCTCGTACACCGGCACGCCGTAAAGTTGGCCTAGCTTGTACATCATGCTGCTCGTGGTGAGCGTCTTAACGATAGCGCCGCGTTCTCCTCGCGCCTCCAGCAAATAAAGGGCCATCAGCGCGAAAATCTGTAAAGGAGTCAACACCGTCCCGCGCTCATCCACAATTCCAATGCGGTCGGCATCACCATCTGTGGCGAGCCCTAAACTGGCCCTGCTTTCCATAACCAACACAGAAAGCTTTGACAGATGGCGGGCGATCGGCTCAGGTTGAATTCCTGGGAAGAGGGGATTACGCTCTCCATTGATCTCGACTACCTCAGTTCTGCCATTCTCGAGGATCTTCTTGAAATAACCAGCTCCCGCCCCAAACATGGAGTCCACTGCCACTTTCAAGCCAGCCTGCCGTATGCTTTCAAGATCAGCAAGCTGACCTAGATGTCGGAGATAAGCGGGATCCAAATCAGAGTACTCAATGATCCCTTGTGATAGCCCCTGATCCAATGACAAACGCTTGACTCTGTTTTGGGCCATGATTTGAGGCAGGCGGGACTCCACATCGGCCACCACCTCGGTTGGGGCGCTACTCCCGTACTTGGTCTTAACCTTGAAACCATTCCACTGAGCAGCGTTATGGCTGGCAGTGATGATGATCCCTCCGGCAGCTTTCAGATGTATGATGCCATAGCTTATCACCGGTGTGGGTGAAGCCCTGGGACATAGGTACACTTTGATTCCATTGCCCGCCACCACTTCGCTGGCCGCAGCAGCAAAGTATTCCGAAGCGAAGCGGGTATCATAGCCGACGACCAGCCCTCCTTGGGCAAGTCCCTTGTCACAAAAGTACTCCGATACGCTCTGGGCGCAGTAGCGCACATTATCGAAGGTGAAATCGTCAGCTATAATGCCTCTCCAGCCATCAGTGCCAAACTTGATTGTCATTCTTGCGATCCTTTGCTAGAGAAGCATCGCCAGTCTATAGGAAGGCGACCCCCCCTACATCACAGCTACCATACCCGCAGGCTATGTGCCAGATGACTTCTGGTCCCGATTTTTCGCCTTAGCCAGTCCGGCGTCAGCCTGAAGTATGGCCACCTTATCTGTCCTCTCCCACGGAAGGGCGATGTCCTTGCGCCCGAAGTGCCCGTAGGCAGCCAGAGGCCGATAGATAGGCCGGCGCAGGT
Proteins encoded in this window:
- the mscL gene encoding large conductance mechanosensitive channel protein MscL, giving the protein MIKEFRQFLLRGNVVDLAVAVVIGIAFGAVITALVADILTPLIAAIAGEPDFSNLTVTLNKSVFKYGDFINALIAFILVAAALFFFVVVPINRMIARSRKQPPADPTTRKCPECLSEIPIEARRCAHCTSVVPQA
- the rpsT gene encoding 30S ribosomal protein S20, which produces MAKLANVERRRLRNKSVRTFVKTCTAKADSLIDEKEAVAAREAVTAAVSALDKAAKKGVIHRNKAARHKSRLMKKLNQATKS
- a CDS encoding bifunctional phosphoglucose/phosphomannose isomerase translates to MSNLDDPQTYQRLDPSGMRYHLHALPGQCRQAWQDALRFELPQHYSQVDRAIILGMGGSAIGGELLRSLTALENRLPVSVHRSYGRPPFLDEKTLLIVSSYSGNTEETISAFVESLPIAAKKLVLTGGGQLRTLAAKEGVPIFVIDYHAPPRAAFAHSFVPLLGIFQRLGLVEDKSADFEEAIHVLNELAAQLSESTPLASNPAKQLATRLSGKLAVIYGAGILSEVAQRWKTQLNENGKAWAFYELFPELNHNAIVGYQFPLEVKDNIQVVLLHSSRLHARLSRRYRFTMEIMTKAGIGHDMIEATGDSPLAQMLGLILFGDYVSFYLAMLNGVDPTPVASIDYLKKRLAGL
- a CDS encoding phosphoglucomutase/phosphomannomutase family protein, with amino-acid sequence MTIKFGTDGWRGIIADDFTFDNVRYCAQSVSEYFCDKGLAQGGLVVGYDTRFASEYFAAAASEVVAGNGIKVYLCPRASPTPVISYGIIHLKAAGGIIITASHNAAQWNGFKVKTKYGSSAPTEVVADVESRLPQIMAQNRVKRLSLDQGLSQGIIEYSDLDPAYLRHLGQLADLESIRQAGLKVAVDSMFGAGAGYFKKILENGRTEVVEINGERNPLFPGIQPEPIARHLSKLSVLVMESRASLGLATDGDADRIGIVDERGTVLTPLQIFALMALYLLEARGERGAIVKTLTTSSMMYKLGQLYGVPVYETPVGFKYVAPKMMAENALIGGEESSGFGFRGHLPERDGILAGIYMLDFINRLKKTPSQLIDYLYSKVGPHHYERLDLEFPAAEREKILERLVSRMPSTIARSEVTRINTVDGYHFTLADGSWLLIRLSGTEPILRIYAEASTLERAKTLIAEGRKILGV
- a CDS encoding IPTL-CTERM sorting domain-containing protein — translated: MSRKPLLNGLIKRTIIPSVLVAILLLNLASIAYAAPSSAVSVETDNIIEVGSSQEVVVTFQNTASSDINDVASTIQFITFAAANLNPSRTLIALNASWEIYANEADPVPRVIGTVTGVNTPEIYAPYSVTSPIDMYTWALGKPSGTLDVYTDTSQFDNSLKILRPGEVLKLTITALCGGLVGDSRIWFFFRATEYEPTSIPVPNINTIPEAQRMNLYYSKSPGPIQMPYWWPLHNSYDPYDADINTGHVFEQVSWTRRATTRAFSKSNKLVHQIAVANPEEGSFSFHICGMKFNDLNRDGIHDSETEPGINGVAVTLLGPDQQTKAEVYYEGKFIYTPPDDTNPLESGENGLEGSFCFNLQDVQPGTYVFYVREDVPPGWVATTPTLIGPITLVASDSGPRESLHNNFGNASPQITRVPALSQWGMIGMATLLAGFLIWAARRKRSNLGKAL
- a CDS encoding bifunctional (p)ppGpp synthetase/guanosine-3',5'-bis(diphosphate) 3'-pyrophosphohydrolase, with protein sequence MEITQLLEKAGDYLSKEKLALVEEAYQFALEAHQGQTRQSGEPYLQHPLEAASILTDLRLDANSLAAALLHDVPEDCAVPLSRIEDIFGPEISKLVDGVTKLTHVSSQVIEKPSEKDLQAESLRKMLVAMAEDLRVVFIKLADRLHNLRTLDALPPAKQRAVARETLEVYSPLAHRLGIVKLRSQLEDLSFSYLEPLKYQRTKQLLVRYEVDHEKVISHVIATLTPELEKAGLKAVVSGRSKGIFSLYRKMQRYSALGKDLSDIHDILAVRVIVDRVEDCYHALGIVHSLWHPISSEFNDYIATPKRNGYRSLHTTVMCLGGPIEVQVRTHEMHYAAEYGVAAHWCYKEGVKQDLFEQRISGLRQLLEWHRELAGTREFLESVKTDILRDQVFVYTPKGEIKDLPTGSTALDFAYMIHTDLGHRCIGAKVNGKLVPLTYRLHNGDTVEIIAAKGRKGPSRDWLNFNLGYVNTSHARERIRQWFRKQARSENIEKGKEILEKEMRRLGISLGNREEIARLFNYRDVDDFHAAIGCGEINPNQIVLKIAAQAEQPKVITDIATKPSAPMGIKVLGTGDLLTQLARCCHPLPGDEIIGYITRSKGVSVHRQNCPNMARVTEKERLVSVDWGRVDRLYPVVIRIDAFNRVGLLRDISTLVAEEGINIASVTSTAHDSDTSSVFLTLEIRSISQLSRLLSKLEGVSGVTSVMRGAGTG
- a CDS encoding 2-(1,2-epoxy-1,2-dihydrophenyl)acetyl-CoA isomerase, whose product is MPYQRILVEKANYIATLTLNRPEKHNALDMLFFREFGQCMDEIKSDDDIRVIIITGAGRSFCSGVDFADLAQAMADPARVAEGLADLSQPFGPLQTLPRSLRTCYKPVIAAINGFTSGMGLALACLCDYRIASERATFAPGFINLGIAGELGLTYLLPRITGLPVALKFLTAGETKDSSWAERSGLVEQVVPPQILIEAAHALGGKLAQMPPLALGMVKQLLYQGLETSFDFQLRFEFQAASRLIQTEDFQEGMRAALEKRPPVFKGR